In Daphnia magna isolate NIES linkage group LG7, ASM2063170v1.1, whole genome shotgun sequence, a single genomic region encodes these proteins:
- the LOC116927843 gene encoding uncharacterized protein LOC116927843 produces the protein MGFFTALPSNNPEEDDMLLYANDVTAEGNDAVTDLTTNTTLERSVILIDTDSEKPANMTNETQIISSLVLAWHLSQILFSLQMGFFTALPSNNPEEDDMLLYADDVTAEGNDAVTELTTNKTLERSVILIDTDSDEKPANLSYETQIISSPSILSGDSSRAGERINKRMYRCRKCGKSKKGHVCLMDSYTSSEDSVVMDEPSEGSRKASNRQNLTRLAQRVDDDNSSDPDWVASRRIDGSSIRTSPRLFAQKRTVSTIVTETEEKELQTIPKKARKVYECRYCHVPLKGHKCPHKLIINRQIRQEFNWLIKNEVHKVFNQLKEVLEAAARRYPVEIAEVDTQVRQEKYVMATSTQTSQDQLKCILTITGDSITSADMTLKLHKHPNVVYHTTIAAESPWRLQQIQDSGNYLRMALSSLSLIPDELEYISAEEVLNDLDLVLGKVNRARSTLAIPRKRTIDELMNSKNMKTLTPSLPSDLAVSFYLQAHKLIFAVYHLTQAGGTVKFETLQSESPVTWLNEVLVLLSVALQRAQQLRDKVSVFLQYQIHNVSSVATPVPLF, from the exons ATGGGTTTTTTTACTGCTTTACCTAGTAATAACCCTGAGGAGGACGATATGCTCCTGTACGCAAACGACGTCACTGCTGAAG GCAATGATGCTGTCACTGATTTAACTACAAACACGACATTAGAACGTTCTGTTATCTTAATCGATACAGATTCTGAAAAACCGGCAAACATGACTAATG AAACACAGATTATCTCGTCACTTGTCCTGGCCTGGCACTTGTCACAAATTCTATTTTCTCTGCAGATGGGTTTTTTTACTGCTTTACCTAGTAATAACCCTGAGGAGGACGATATGCTCCTGTACGCTGACGACGTCACTGCTGAAG GCAATGATGCTGTCACTGAGTTAACTACAAACAAGACATTAGAACGTTCTGTTATCTTAATTGATACAGATTCTGATGAAAAACCGGCAAACTTGAGTTATG AAACTCAAATTATCTCGTCACCTAGCATCCTCTCTGGCGATAGCTCCAGGGCAGGTGAACGGATCAACAAAAGGATGTACAGATGCAGGAAATGtggaaaaagcaaaaagggCCACGTCTGCTTGATGGATTCCTATACAAGCTCAGAGGATAGCGTGGTTATGGATGAACCGAGTGAAGGTTCGCGTAAGGCTTCCAATAGGCAAAACCTCACTCGTTTAGCCCAAAGAGTTGATGATGATAATTCTTCTG ATCCTGACTGGGTTGCCTCGAGAAGAATCGATGGATCATCGATACGAACTTCGCCGAGACTGTTCGCGCAGAAGAGGACAGTTTCCACAATTGTAACTGAAACCGAGGAAAAGGAACTCCAAACCATACCAAAGAAAGCTAGGAAGGTTTACGAGTGCCGCTACTGTCATGTACCTCTAAAGGGACACAAGTGTCCACACAAGCTCATCATCAACCGACAAATACG ACAAGAGTTCAACTGGTTGATAAAAAATGAAGTTCATAAAGTATTCAACCAGTTAAAGGAAGTTCTTGAGGCCGCTGCCCGTCGTTATCCTGTTGAAATAGCAGAAGTTGATACACAAGTGAGGCAGGAAAAATATGTCATGGCTACATCAACACAAACATCCCAGGATCAGTTAAAATGCATCTTGACAATAACTGGTGACAGCATTACATCTGCA GACATGACATTGAAACTTCATAAACATCCAAATGTGGTTTATCATACAACTATTGCAGCAGAATCCCCATGGcgtctccagcaaatccaagATTCAGGAAACTATTTAAGGATGGCTTTGTCAAGTCTGTCCTTAATTCCTGATGAGTTAGAATATATATCTGCTGAAGAAGTATTGAATGATCTTGATTTGGTCTTGGGCAAAGTTAATCGCGCCCGCAGCACTTTGGCTATTCCTCGAAAAAGGACGATTGATGAACTGATGAATAGTAAAAATATG AAAACTTTAACACCTTCCCTGCCTAGTGACTTGGCTgttagtttttatcttcaagCGCATAAACTCATTTTTGCGGTATATCACCTTACTCAAGCAGGAGGCACCGTGAAGTTCGAAACTTTACAGTCAGAAAGCCCCGTAACTTGGCTTAACGAAGTTCTGGTATTATTGAGTGTAGCGCTTCAACGCGCCCAACAACTGCGAGACAAA GTATCAGTTTTCCTGCAGTACCAAATCCACAATGTGTCGTCAGTGGCGACACCAGTACCATTATTCTAA
- the LOC116927842 gene encoding transportin-3, whose product MNELPAIEVVYDALNALYHNPDPISKERASQWLGDLQKSIFAWKIADQLLHVKKDMESCYFGAQTLRTKIQFAFHELPSEAHNSLRDSMLNHLRQINEHTNTVIVTQLCLALADLLLQMTSWKTPIQDLIQTFGPKNNFETTHIWPLLEVLTVLPEEMGSRTLRLGANRRSEVLKLFAGSTENVLHLLDSCLTIPSSDRLIGVRLLRCFSSWVHLQAVTLHQLTSCATLGHVFATLSSHHSTPLLHEAASDAVCALLQVVADQENEDNTTQNGQLTSTLNELRTLEDSLVQSIKNLEPAYHLAVAEEDTEKALNYCRVFTEIAEALLHRMLESTKNNNGTMNTSNLFGLLDLVLTCVGHHDYEVAEITFGFWYKLSEDLYHANDDDRTIKFKPYIERLIGAVCRHCQMEPDHEGVLEESDDFAGFRSRVSELVKDVVFIVGSASVFKHCFYSIHGQNNLPWEVTESALFIMQAVAKNILPDENEVVQSVVESLLQVPESAHAAVRFTTLLLLGELGEWMDKHPAVVEPVLHCVLRSINDPSLAVAASNSLEAITSICRDHVKSHFDILLQVVSALVTLPIPTETAVRVVKGVTKVCSRLPDHQIADALHQLCKIHVDELTIICQVENQSKVVAKTSSDPVYWLDRLASIFRNLSVNAKKSEQHPCQLAITFTWPCLSMTLDKFQTDRRVMERCCRCLRFALRLIGHQSAPLLQPLVTQMVRLYNAHHHSCFLYLASILVDEYGSENDCIGGLISMLEALLPRAFQLLQEPQGLCHNPDTVDDLFRLFARFLQRNPAAFLHSPALPAIFDCAMQAAALDHRDANASVMQFLSELIHTTRTREEKLSFELRDQLMSTMLRPKGPILISTLITASIFSLSTCSLPNVADVLLEFMLVDRQSISSWMEQTLENLPRQSPSGCVAVRPEQLQDFRHKVIRAETSLELSNALRDFSRLYR is encoded by the exons atGAATGAACTTCCAGCCATTGAAGTTGTGTATGACGCTCTGAACGCCCTATACCATAATCCCGATCCTATAAGTAAGGAAAGAGCCTCGCAATGGCTGGGAGATTTGCAGAAATCG ATATTTGCTTGGAAGATAGCTGACCAGTTATTGCACGTTAAAAAAGACATGGAATCATGCTACTTTGGAGCTCAGACATTAAGGACGAAAATTCAGTTTGCATTCCATGAACTGCCTTCTGAAGCACATAATTCATTGAGAGATTCCATGCTCAATCACCTAAGACAGATAAATGAGCACACCAATACTGTGATCGTTACTCAG CTGTGTTTGGCACTAGCTGATTTGTTATTACAAATGACAAGTTGGAAAACTCCAATCCAGGACTTGATTCAGACTTTTGGaccaaaaaataattttgaaaccACTCACATTTGGCCGTTGTTGGAAGTTTTGACTGTGTTACCTGAGGAAATGGGTTCAAGAACTCTAAGACTTGGAGCAAACAGAAGATCTGAAGTTTTAAAACTTTTTGCTGGCTCAACGGAAAATGTTTTGCATCTGCTG GATTCATGTTTGACCATTCCATCTTCAGACCGTTTAATAGGGGTCCGGTTGTTACGATGTTTTTCATCATGGGTGCATTTGCAAGCTGTCACGCTTCACCAGTTAACGAGTTGTGCCACCTTAGGGCACGTCTTTGCCACCCTTTCCTCCCACCAC AGCACACCGTTGCTTCATGAAGCTGCATCGGATGCCGTCTGTGCATTGCTACAAGTTGTTGCAGatcaagaaaatgaagataATACAACTCAGAATGGTCAGTTGACCTCCACCTTAAACGAGCTTCGTACTCTTGAAGATTCGCTTGTTCAAAGCATTAAGAATCTAGAGCCTGCATACCATTTAGCCGTCGCGGAAGAAGATACTGAAAA GGCGTTGAATTATTGTCGAGTGTTCACCGAAATAGCCGAAGCTTTACTTCATCGGATGCTAGAATCTACGAAAAACAATAACGGAACAATGAACACATCCAACTTATTTGGGTTATTGGATCTAGTACTAACTTGCGTTGGCCACCATGACTACGAG GTTGCTGAGATTACCTTTGGTTTTTGGTACAAGTTATCTGAAGACCTTTATCATGCAAATGACGACGATCGAACAATCAAGTTCAAGCCCTACATTGAGCGACTCATTGGTGCTGTATGCCGCCACTGTCAGATGGAACCGGACCat GAAGGTGTGTTAGAAGAGAGTGATGATTTTGCTGGTTTCCGATCACGTGTGTCTGAATTGGTCAAAGATGTAGTGTTTATCGTCGGCTCGGCTTCTGTTTTTAAACATTGTTTCTACAGCATTCATGGCCAAAACAACCTCCCATGGGAGGTCACAGAGTCAGCCTTGTTTATCATGCAAGCTGTagccaaaaatattttacc TGATGAAAATGAAGTAGTGCAAAGTGTGGTAGAATCATTACTGCAGGTCCCGGAAAGCGCTCACGCGGCAGTGCGTTTTACAACGCTTCTCCTCCTTGGGGAACTTGGGGAATGGATGGATAAACATCCTGCAGTAGTTG aaccTGTGTTGCATTGCGTGCTCCGCTCCATTAATGATCCGTCATTGGCTGTGGCTGCTTCGAATTCCCTGGAAGCCATTACAAGCATTTGCCGAGATCACGTTAAATCTCATTTTGATATTCTCTTGCAAGTAGTGAGTGCCCTGGTTACATTACCCATTCCAACGGAGACGGCAGTTCGAGTAGTGAAAGGCGTTACCAAAGTCTGTAGTCGTTTGCCAGATCATCAAATCGCGGATGCTCTTCACCAACTTTGCAAGATTCATGTCGACGAATTAACAATAATTTGCCAG GTGGAAAACCAATCAAAAGTTGTCGCAAAAACCAGTAGTGATCCCGTTTACTGGCTGGATCGCTTGGCTTCTATATTTCGTAATTTGAGTGTCAACGCTAAGAAGAGCGAACAGCATCCGTGCCAGTTAGCCATCACTTTTACGTGGCCGTGCTTGTCCATGACGTTGGATAAATTCCAAACTGACAGAAGAGTGATGGAACGCTGTTGTAGGTGTCTCAGGTTTGCTCTACGACTGATCGGCCACCAGTCTGCTCCACTTTTGCAACCTCTTGTTACTCAG ATGGTGCGTCTGTACAATGCTCATCATCACAGTTGCTTCCTTTATTTAGCAAGTATTCTTGTAGACGAATACGGTTCAGAAAACGATTGCATCGGGGGTCTCATCTCGATGCTTGAAGCGTTGTTGCCACGTGCTTTCCAGCTTTTGCAAGAACCGCAGGGCCTGTGTCATAATCCAGACACAGTTGATGACTTGTTTCGTCTTTTTGCGCGTTTTCTTCAGCGTAATCCAGCCGCATTCCTGCATAGTCCGGCGTTACCTGCTATTTTCGATTGTGCCATGCAGGCGGCTGCACTTGATCACAGAGATGCAAATGCCAGCGTTATGCAATTTCTATCCGAATTGATCCATACCACGCGGACTCGAGAG gagAAACTGTCTTTTGAACTTCGTGACCAACTAATGTCAACAATGCTACGCCCGAAAGGCCCTATTCTCATCAGTACTCTAATTACGGCCTCGATTTTCTCCTTGTCTACGTGTTCGTTACCCAATGTTGCAGACGTTTTGCTTGAATTCATGCTAGTCGATCGACAG AGCATTTCCAGCTGGATGGAGCAAACGCTGGAAAATCTACCTCGGCAGTCACCTTCCGGATGTGTCGCCGTCAGGCCTGAGCAGCTACAAGATTTCCGCCATAAAGTCATCAG GGCGGAGACTTCTCTAGAGTTATCAAATGCGTTACGTGATTTCTCCAGGCTTTATCGGTGA
- the LOC123474424 gene encoding uncharacterized protein LOC123474424, with protein sequence MRAPAIVCLLFLLTSSAFGLRVSQQSSKNQHDEKLSIGASCLVSWECFSMCCTPLPSNQVMQAGQVASCTIRDDSVRGEAQCIQSPDEWDESVGLIERIGLASRLQQLKTISKIKKRIIVNSNRLRNNGSILPVKQSNGGRPLPGELEYPGRRPIFNQPINDPTAAALQTWQPSDDLPSYSKVSYLSLQESLPMIKKKFQASLNASLTRDATTVAPDVDAEFANTDIDTAALMEELLSLSNEDNTPVVISPFGPSDSLTTPEPESNTEVSGQTSDSLNTVSPFDVSSFPFVISFLDDGVTNFDEGGSETVGTTTEFDASSMSTLEAEVTTSSQPISSEQVTTLDAASFSTEATTPYIHNSRCFLVAGRRN encoded by the exons ATGCGTGCCCCGGCAATCGTCTGTCTCCTCTTCTTGTTGACG AGCTCGGCGTTTGGACTGAGGGTGAGCCAGCAGAGCAGCAAGAATCAACATGACGAGAAACTGTCCATCGGAGCATCTTGTCTGGTTAGCTGGGAGTGTTTCAGCATGTGTTGCACACCCTTGCCATCCAACCAAGTGATGCAAGCCGGACAGGTTGCGTCTTGTACGATTCGTGACGATAGCGTCCGCGGCGAAGCTCAATGCATCCAAAGTCCCGATGAATGGGACGAATCGGTTGGGCTGATTGAACGGATTGGCTTAGCCAGCCGACTCCAGCAGCTAAAGACCATCTCGAAGATCAAGAAGAGGATCATCGTCAATAGCAACAGGCTCAGAAATAATGGTAGCATTCTACCTGTAAAGCAATCGAATGGTGGTCGACCATTGCCCGGTGAGCTGGAATATCCCGGTCGACGACCTATTTTCAATCAACCGATCAATGACCCAACGGCAGCTGCACTCCAGACTTGGCAACCGAGCGATGATTTACCGTCTTACAGCAAAGTGTCTTACTTGAGCCTGCAGGAGTCACTGCCGATGATTAAGAAGAAATTCCAGGCATCTTTGAACGCGAGTTTGACCCGAGATGCTACAACCGTTGCGCCCGATGTCGATGCCGAATTCGCAAACACTGATATCGACACTGCTGCCCTGATGGAAGAACTTCTCAGCCTCTCCAACGAAGACAATACTCCGGTCGTCATATCGCCCTTTGGTCCTTCTGACTCGCTAACTACACCAGAGCCGGAATCAAACACGGAAGTCTCCGGACAGACTTCCGATTCGCTGAATACCGTTTCGCCGTTTGATGTATCTTCATTTCCTTTCGTCATCTCATTTTTGGATGACGGAGTCACCAACTTCGATGAAGGAG GATCTGAAACGGTAGGAACGACAACTGAATTTGATGCCTCATCGATGAGCACTCTCGAAGCTGAGGTTACAACCAGTTCTCAACCGATTAGCAGTGAGCAGGTCACGACGTTGGACGCAGCTAGCTTCTCGACGGAAGCGACGACCCCTTACATCCACAATTCAAG ATGTTTTCTCGTCGCCGGCCGACGAAACTAA
- the LOC116927844 gene encoding uncharacterized protein LOC116927844, which produces MKSVLVTLSLLSLLVTCDAWFLNLKSDKKDKLGKVTPAPNTRKVILVARKVYVPMYASDDTATSDMSGRLLPVSPVLATSGAVMGGQQQPLDYSSMYYQPPVAAYAMSGPADVSAGYVAPSAYAAPVPVPVNVDAAMQPYVFYPGGYGAAGPQYVQYASAASAPETWVMQYAGGEAVPAGLYSPTGTDGETVTQELAVSAQPSEAYPSV; this is translated from the exons ATGAAG TCTGTACTTGTTACCTTGTCGTTGCTGAGCTTGTTGGTTACATGTGACGCCTGGTTTCTCAACCTGAAATCTgacaaaaaagacaaactGGGCAAGGTGACACCAGCACCGAATACACGAAAGGTGATTCTCGTAGCCAGGAAGGTCTACGTTCCCATGTACGCCTCTGACGACACTGCTACATCAGACATGTCCGGCCGTTTGTTGCCAGTCTCTCCTGTACTGGCCACTTCTGGAGCTGTGATGGGAGGACAACAGCAACCGCTTGACTATTCTTCAATGTATTATCAACCTCCAGTTGCTGCGTATGCCATGTCCGGTCCAGCTGATGTGTCAGCAGGTTACGTAGCTCCTTCAGCCTATGCTGCCCCGGTACCAGTCCCCGTCAACGTAGACGCAGCTATGCAGCCTTATGTATTCTATCCTGGTGGATATGGTGCTGCTGGCCCACAGTACGTGCAATATGCTAGTGCAGCATCAGCACCTGAG ACATGGGTGATGCAGTACGCCGGTGGTGAGGCTGTTCCAGCTGGACTTTATTCTCCAACGGGAACTGACGGCGAGACAGTAACCCAGGAACTTGCCGTCTCGGCACAGCCAAGTGAAGCGTATCCAAGTGTTTGA
- the LOC123474423 gene encoding mucin-5AC-like, with protein sequence MTTPQELLALTSVVVDDSQSTLNAILSTTRPTDQTLSSQTETVALAGDSLVFQSTTLNVNGEVHDTVTDASFSTANSIEDVATITSNQEEEESGVTSVDSVSNVFATSTASTNSVSTVDGQETAASVQEDLIFETQAQLSMSTTSETETPEITTIGKDSTMFSSSTPPSSQTTIGGLTDPEQISTEQGTTSTQSQLSTFAHETTNESDRTTVASDTTIRPLDETTQFQQGSSTTNPATVEVTTEKPTNPTDSVETGSTTTADDNSQTQTAFASETSFTSSPVTTTMPVEVTNTQEDVFTTDVETTSSTSTTTEDSFANQPTTVTIPESILSTTTKEQVTESVTQSEAIGTSTSVADEEKTTTFSSIFSSILSTFTTDWTTTTPDQVTEAATVVNAEEASTTTQAQNGESDVTTLNTATSSSAQQESSTITSDSNTETSVGIDTTTLSGLSSSTIPTTTLNAVSIADEETTTFADGDLNPITESQSFSSTPIAFESVTSGSPTTDGESTTFSSASSPTTIDGTSTQGTTDTVTHLSSEQESTPPGSQSSAFQEEITTVFTEVTLADQITTQKPTQTELPEITTEKLIPETTFTTITASGLPVTEGSVILNQNTTESSLLVTNPTICA encoded by the coding sequence ATGACCACTCCGCAAGAATTATTGGCATTGACGTCAGTTGTTGTGGATGATAGTCAGAGTACGTTGAATGCCATACTTTCCACGACGAGGCCAACCGACCAAACGCTTTCTAGTCAAACCGAAACGGTTGCACTTGCTGGGGATTCGTTGGTATTCCAGTCGACTACGTTGAACGTTAACGGTGAGGTACACGATACAGTGACGGATGCATCTTTCAGCACAGCCAATTCGATAGAGGATGTTGCAACAATTACGTCTAATCAAGAAGAGGAGGAGTCTGGTGTTACTAGTGTCGATTCTGTTTCTAACGTCTTCGCTACTTCAACGGCTTCTACTAATTCGGTCAGTACAGTAGACGGCCAAGAAACAGCTGCTTCTGTGCAAGAAGATTTGATTTTTGAGACACAAGCTCAGCTGTCTATGAGCACAACCAGTGAAACTGAGACTCCAGAGATTACGACCATCGGTAAAGATTCGACAATGTTTTCGAGTTCCACGCCGCCCAGTAGTCAAACCACGATTGGTGGATTAACTGATCCAGAACAGATTTCGACTGAGCAAGGAACAACGTCAACACAGAGCCAGTTAAGCACTTTTGCTCATGAAACGACAAACGAAAGTGACAGGACGACTGTTGCTTCCGATACGACCATTCGCCCTTTAGATGAAACTACGCAGTTCCAGCAAGGCTCATCTACAACGAATCCAGCGACTGTGGAAGTGACAACCGAGAAACCCACCAATCCAACAGATTCGGTAGAAACTGGTTCTACCACAACGGCTGATGACAATAGCCAGACTCAAACGGCATTTGCTTCCGAGACGTCTTTTACGTCTAGCCCAGTTACGACGACGATGCCGGTTGAAGTGACAAACACCCAGGAAGATGTCTTCACGACAGATGTGGAAACCACGTCAAGTacttcaacaacaactgaGGACTCTTTCGCAAACCAACCGACCACCGTGACCATTCCAGAGAGTATACTGTCGACGACAACGAAGGAGCAGGTCACGGAGTCCGTCACCCAGTCGGAAGCTATTGGTACTTCCACTTCTGTTGCAGACGAGGAAAAGACCACCACCTTTTCGAGTATCTTTTCGTCAATTCTGAGTACATTTACTACCGATTGGACAACGACAACACCTGACCAGGTAACTGAGGCAGCAACAGTTGTAAACGCAGAAGAGGCTTCAACTACAACGCAAGCTCAAAACGGAGAATCTGATGTCACGACATTGAACACTGCCACCTCAAGCAGTGCGCAGCAAGAATCTTCTACGATTACCAGTGATTCGAACACCGAAACAAGTGTCGGAATTGATACTACGACTTTGAGTGGCCTTAGTTCTTCTACTATTCCAACAACTACTCTGAATGCCGTCAGTATTGCAGACGAGGAAACAACAACCTTTGCTGATGGAGATTTAAATCCTATAACAGAATCCCAGTCCTTCAGTAGCACGCCGATTGCCTTTGAATCTGTTACTTCAGGAAGCCCTACCACCGATGGCGAATCGACGACCTTTTCCAGCGCCAGTAGCCCTACCACAATTGATGGGACATCTACTCAGGGAACAACTGATACAGTTACGCATTTGTCGAGCGAGCAAGAATCCACACCGCCTGGAAGTCAGTCTAGCGCTTTCCAGGAAGAAATAACGACTGTGTTTACAGAAGTTACGCTAGCAGACCAAATTACGACACAAAAGCCGACTCAGACAGAGTTGCCGGAAATAACCACTGAGAAACTAATCCCAGAAACGACTTTTACAACAATAACAGCGAGTGGTCTTCCAGTCACTGAAGGGAGCGTTATTTTAAATCAGAACACGACAGAATCCTCCTTGCTCGTAACAAATCCGACAATTTGTGCCTGA